In a genomic window of Polycladomyces abyssicola:
- a CDS encoding amino acid permease: MEDSPLGLIVPGSLGVTCAASADFANALIILSVFGAVLMYCLSMVSLFILRRKEPDLERPFKVFYPWVPGVALILGLLALYSVIKYSVTTSLPFLGFQLPLSYVIFGVFGLGILYYAVRGSARIRPISEEFGAMQVLE, encoded by the coding sequence TTGGAAGATTCCCCACTGGGCCTGATCGTCCCGGGATCTCTCGGGGTAACGTGCGCCGCCTCGGCGGATTTCGCCAACGCCCTGATCATTCTGTCCGTCTTTGGCGCGGTTCTCATGTACTGCCTGTCCATGGTATCGCTGTTCATTCTCCGAAGGAAAGAGCCGGATCTGGAACGGCCTTTCAAGGTCTTCTATCCCTGGGTGCCGGGAGTGGCGCTGATTCTCGGTCTGCTCGCTCTCTACAGCGTCATCAAGTACAGCGTGACCACGTCCCTGCCGTTCCTCGGTTTCCAACTTCCTTTAAGCTACGTCATCTTCGGTGTTTTCGGCTTGGGTATCTTGTACTATGCGGTGCGGGGGAGCGCACGCATCCGCCCCATCTCCGAGGAATTCGGGGCGATGCAAGTCTTGGAATAA
- a CDS encoding amino acid permease — translation MFFIPKGFISGILTLAACTVGTLFITAGLGGSKGKPADYPLPQALAKVYGEGTLFPTLVAVIGLAGLIASLHGFIIGYSRQTFALSRAGYLPSFLSRLNRWKIPHWA, via the coding sequence TTGTTTTTCATTCCGAAAGGATTTATCTCCGGCATTCTCACGTTGGCCGCCTGCACCGTGGGGACCCTGTTCATCACCGCGGGTCTCGGGGGAAGCAAGGGGAAACCGGCGGACTATCCGCTTCCCCAGGCTCTGGCCAAGGTGTACGGGGAGGGGACGCTCTTCCCCACCCTGGTGGCGGTCATCGGTCTGGCGGGTCTCATCGCCAGTCTTCACGGCTTTATCATCGGGTACTCCCGCCAAACCTTTGCCTTGTCCCGGGCCGGTTATCTCCCTTCGTTTCTTTCCCGGCTCAACCGTTGGAAGATTCCCCACTGGGCCTGA
- a CDS encoding glycosyltransferase translates to MEGVSVITCTIRPNQIHNVFGNFARQMFKKKELIIILNRKNMNLRRWLQMAKKFKNVYVYQMPGGPLGVCLNFGIRKARYSFIVKFDDDDYYAPKYLTQAVHALKTTGASLVGKDAHTTYFEGKKLIAI, encoded by the coding sequence ATGGAAGGCGTTTCGGTGATCACCTGTACGATAAGACCCAATCAAATACACAATGTTTTCGGGAACTTTGCCAGACAAATGTTCAAGAAAAAAGAGCTGATCATTATCTTAAATCGAAAAAACATGAACCTCCGTAGATGGTTGCAGATGGCGAAAAAATTTAAGAATGTTTATGTTTATCAAATGCCAGGGGGCCCTCTGGGAGTATGTCTTAATTTCGGGATCAGAAAAGCCAGGTATTCCTTCATCGTAAAATTTGATGATGATGATTACTATGCCCCCAAATATTTAACTCAGGCGGTGCATGCTTTAAAAACCACAGGCGCTTCATTGGTAGGGAAAGACGCACATACCACCTATTTTGAAGGAAAAAAGCTGATCGCCATTTAG
- the cobA gene encoding uroporphyrinogen-III C-methyltransferase, whose amino-acid sequence MNAGTVYLVGAGPGDPGLITVKGKEAIEKSDVIVYDRLASPRLLKYAKPDAERIYVGKMPDRHTLTQEEINQLLVEKAKEGKTVTRLKGGDPFVFGRGGEEAETLAEHGIPFEVVPGITSAIAVPAYAGIPVTHRDINPSFTIVTGHERPEKTESTIRWDKLATASETLIFLMGVGNLPFIRDQLIRHGRSENTPVALIRWGTRVEQEVLTGTLGDIVEKVREANFRPPAIIIVGEVVRLRDKLKWFENKPLFGRRVLVTRARSQSSSLVEKIEALGGEAVEFPVIHLTPPKRQDLLDQALNRLGLYDWVVFTSVNGVKYFFRRLRELKLDIRSMSRAKIAAIGPKTAEVLEEKGLRVEVLPDKFQAEALVEHLKPLVRAGERILLPRADIARKVLAVELEKLGCQVEEVDAYDTVVGNENAEEVANMLENGAIHVITFTSSSTVRNFVDAIRSVRENWLSLIQGTQIACIGPITAQTAEELGLTPDVVAERFTIDGLIEAIAQHPPKVLTKGELR is encoded by the coding sequence ATGAACGCAGGCACCGTCTACTTGGTGGGAGCAGGTCCCGGCGATCCTGGGCTGATCACGGTCAAAGGGAAGGAAGCGATCGAAAAATCCGATGTGATCGTGTATGACCGGTTGGCCAGCCCCCGATTGCTGAAATATGCCAAACCGGATGCCGAGCGGATTTACGTGGGGAAAATGCCGGACCGGCACACCTTGACGCAGGAAGAGATCAACCAACTGCTGGTGGAGAAAGCGAAAGAAGGCAAAACGGTCACCCGGCTGAAAGGGGGAGATCCGTTCGTTTTCGGTCGGGGCGGCGAAGAGGCGGAGACGTTGGCGGAGCACGGCATCCCGTTTGAGGTGGTGCCGGGGATCACTTCGGCCATCGCCGTCCCTGCCTACGCCGGGATTCCGGTAACGCACAGGGACATCAACCCTTCCTTCACCATCGTGACCGGTCATGAACGGCCGGAAAAAACGGAATCCACCATCCGTTGGGACAAATTGGCCACTGCTTCGGAAACGTTGATTTTCCTGATGGGCGTGGGTAATTTGCCGTTTATCCGAGATCAGTTGATCCGGCACGGCCGTTCGGAAAACACCCCTGTCGCCCTGATCCGTTGGGGCACGCGCGTGGAACAGGAAGTGCTGACGGGGACGTTGGGGGACATTGTGGAAAAGGTGCGGGAAGCCAATTTCCGACCGCCTGCCATTATCATTGTGGGTGAAGTGGTCCGGTTGCGTGACAAGCTGAAATGGTTTGAGAACAAGCCGTTGTTCGGCCGTCGCGTGCTGGTGACACGGGCCCGCAGTCAAAGCAGTTCGTTGGTGGAGAAAATTGAGGCATTGGGCGGAGAAGCGGTTGAGTTTCCGGTGATTCACCTCACGCCTCCCAAAAGGCAGGACTTGCTGGATCAAGCGTTGAACCGGCTTGGGTTGTATGATTGGGTGGTATTCACGAGTGTCAACGGTGTCAAGTATTTCTTTCGCCGTTTGCGCGAGCTGAAGCTAGACATCCGATCGATGTCCCGGGCCAAGATAGCGGCGATCGGTCCGAAAACAGCAGAAGTCCTGGAAGAGAAAGGTCTTCGGGTTGAGGTGCTGCCCGACAAATTCCAGGCTGAGGCGTTGGTGGAACACTTGAAACCGTTGGTTCGTGCCGGGGAACGCATTCTGCTTCCTCGCGCCGACATCGCCCGCAAAGTGTTGGCTGTCGAGCTGGAGAAACTGGGGTGCCAAGTGGAGGAAGTAGACGCTTACGACACGGTTGTCGGCAACGAAAATGCGGAAGAAGTGGCCAACATGTTGGAAAACGGCGCCATTCACGTCATCACGTTTACCAGTTCGTCCACGGTCCGCAATTTCGTTGACGCCATTCGTTCCGTGCGGGAAAACTGGCTGTCCCTGATCCAAGGGACGCAAATCGCGTGCATCGGACCGATCACTGCCCAAACAGCGGAAGAACTCGGACTGACACCGGATGTGGTGGCGGAGCGCTTTACCATTGACGGGTTGATTGAGGCCATTGCCCAACATCCGCCGAAAGTGCTGACGAAGGGGGAGTTACGATGA
- a CDS encoding AsnC family transcriptional regulator yields MTAQTLDRLDQEILNLLQEGIELVERPFLAIAEKVGTTEEDVMERVRRLKGDIVRQISAIFDTRTLGYQSSLVAAKIPEERLDEAAQIINDHPGVSHNYKRNHDYNLWFTIAVPPNSRLGLEKTVDLLGEMAKVDVIRLMPTLRLFKIGVQLDMTGKEDQTKAKAKPAYGEEDRKQAAKTVTDFDIAVIRELQKDLPIEPRPFDRWAQNIGISTEELLQAGRDLQARKQMRRFAAVLHHRKAGFRFNGMGVWAVPEDRVDEVGPKMASFKAVSHCYLRPTYPDWPYSIFTMVHGRTMEECESILQAIEDETGITERAVLYSTKEYKKTRVSYFTPEADEWEEKVIRRFGL; encoded by the coding sequence ATGACCGCGCAAACGTTGGACCGATTGGATCAGGAAATCCTGAATTTGTTGCAGGAAGGCATTGAGTTGGTGGAACGCCCCTTCCTGGCGATCGCCGAGAAAGTGGGAACGACTGAAGAAGATGTCATGGAAAGAGTGCGCCGGTTGAAAGGGGACATCGTGAGGCAGATCTCGGCCATTTTTGATACGCGCACACTCGGATACCAATCCAGCTTGGTGGCGGCCAAAATTCCGGAAGAGCGGTTGGACGAGGCGGCGCAGATCATCAATGATCACCCCGGCGTCTCCCACAATTACAAGCGTAATCATGATTACAACCTGTGGTTTACGATCGCCGTGCCCCCGAACAGCCGTCTTGGCTTGGAAAAAACGGTGGATCTCTTGGGTGAGATGGCCAAAGTGGACGTGATCCGGTTGATGCCCACGCTGCGATTGTTCAAGATCGGCGTTCAACTGGACATGACCGGCAAAGAAGATCAGACCAAGGCAAAGGCGAAACCGGCTTACGGGGAAGAAGACCGGAAACAGGCGGCCAAAACCGTCACCGACTTCGACATTGCCGTCATTCGTGAACTACAGAAGGACTTGCCGATCGAGCCCCGGCCGTTTGACCGTTGGGCCCAAAACATCGGCATCAGCACGGAGGAACTCCTTCAGGCCGGTCGCGACCTGCAAGCCCGGAAACAGATGCGCCGGTTTGCAGCCGTGCTTCATCACCGCAAAGCCGGCTTTCGTTTCAACGGGATGGGCGTGTGGGCCGTACCGGAAGATCGGGTGGATGAGGTCGGACCGAAAATGGCTTCCTTCAAGGCGGTCAGCCACTGCTATTTGCGTCCGACGTACCCGGATTGGCCGTACAGCATCTTTACGATGGTACACGGCCGGACGATGGAGGAGTGCGAATCGATTCTGCAGGCGATCGAGGATGAAACGGGGATTACCGAGCGAGCCGTCTTGTACTCCACCAAAGAATACAAAAAGACTCGTGTTTCCTATTTCACTCCGGAAGCGGATGAGTGGGAGGAAAAAGTGATTCGCCGCTTCGGATTGTGA
- a CDS encoding ATP-grasp domain-containing protein, whose translation MVSVSEYNRLMQVMNKGTLIHTLKKKGIPTPRSVIVNTVKGLRKALHDLGYPDHPVCFKPTVSDGSRGFRILDTQKNRLDPLFNEKPNSAYISDHELFRILSDCSVIPETIVMEYLPHEEYSIDLLARDGEVIVAIPRLREAIVNGISVKSTIVKEDDVIAYASRIVRELRLHGNIGVQICRDKDAQPKIIEINPRIQGTIVHCTAAGVNLPYLAVKLAKGIPIHSSELSVRWGTRMTRYWEEVFWSEEGLPIQPGI comes from the coding sequence GTGGTTTCCGTTTCCGAATACAATCGTTTGATGCAAGTGATGAATAAAGGAACCTTAATCCACACCCTGAAGAAGAAAGGGATTCCTACTCCCCGATCTGTGATTGTCAATACAGTGAAAGGATTACGCAAAGCACTGCATGATTTGGGATACCCCGATCACCCGGTATGCTTTAAACCAACGGTTTCCGATGGCAGCAGGGGATTTCGCATTCTAGATACGCAAAAAAACCGTTTGGATCCGCTCTTCAATGAAAAGCCCAATTCCGCGTATATCAGTGATCACGAACTCTTTCGTATTTTGAGTGATTGCTCGGTGATTCCGGAAACGATTGTTATGGAATATCTTCCCCATGAAGAATACAGTATCGATCTATTGGCCAGAGACGGGGAAGTCATCGTTGCGATTCCAAGGTTGAGGGAAGCCATCGTCAACGGGATTTCCGTCAAAAGTACGATCGTGAAAGAAGATGATGTGATTGCTTATGCTTCGCGCATTGTCAGAGAACTTCGTTTGCACGGGAATATCGGCGTACAAATATGTAGGGATAAAGACGCACAACCTAAAATTATCGAAATCAATCCCCGGATACAAGGAACCATTGTACATTGCACAGCGGCCGGCGTAAACTTGCCTTATTTGGCAGTAAAGTTGGCAAAAGGGATTCCTATTCATTCCTCAGAGTTGTCTGTTCGATGGGGAACCAGGATGACAAGGTATTGGGAGGAAGTCTTTTGGAGTGAAGAGGGTCTGCCGATCCAACCGGGAATCTGA
- the hemB gene encoding porphobilinogen synthase produces MKPFARHRRLRRNEAIRSMVREHHVQVTDLIYPLFVVEGNGVKEEIPSMPGVYHFSLDRLDEEIEEVVDLGIPSVLIFGVPDEKDACGSSAYDENGIVQRAIRRIKERHPRLYVIADTCLCQYTDHGHCGVVEDGEIVNDASLELLVKTAVSQARAGADMIAPSNMMDGFVAAIRQGLDEAGFTHIPIMSYAVKYASAFYGPFRDAAHSAPQFGDRRTYQMDPANAREALREAASDVEQGADLLMVKPGMAYLDILYRLKERFDLPVAVYNVSAEYAMVKAAAQNGWIDEQRIVMELMTAMKRAGADLILTYHAKDVARWLRGGMNG; encoded by the coding sequence ATGAAACCGTTCGCGCGGCATCGCCGGTTGAGAAGGAATGAAGCCATCCGAAGCATGGTGCGGGAACACCATGTGCAGGTGACGGATTTGATCTATCCGTTGTTCGTCGTAGAAGGAAACGGTGTAAAAGAAGAGATCCCGTCCATGCCGGGAGTCTATCATTTCTCTCTGGACCGGCTGGATGAAGAGATTGAAGAAGTGGTGGACCTCGGCATCCCGTCCGTCCTGATCTTCGGCGTGCCAGACGAAAAGGACGCCTGCGGCAGCTCCGCCTATGACGAAAACGGCATCGTCCAGCGGGCCATCCGTCGGATCAAAGAGCGGCATCCTAGGCTGTATGTCATCGCGGACACATGCTTGTGCCAGTACACCGACCACGGCCACTGCGGCGTGGTGGAAGACGGGGAGATCGTCAACGACGCATCATTGGAGCTGCTGGTGAAAACCGCTGTCTCCCAAGCACGTGCGGGTGCGGACATGATCGCGCCTTCCAACATGATGGACGGTTTTGTCGCTGCCATCCGCCAAGGGCTGGACGAAGCGGGGTTCACCCACATTCCGATCATGTCGTATGCGGTGAAGTATGCCTCCGCCTTCTACGGTCCGTTCCGCGATGCAGCTCACTCAGCACCCCAGTTCGGAGATCGCCGCACGTACCAGATGGACCCGGCCAACGCACGGGAAGCGCTGCGGGAAGCGGCTTCCGATGTGGAACAGGGAGCCGATCTTCTCATGGTGAAACCGGGCATGGCGTATCTGGACATTCTGTACCGGTTGAAAGAGCGGTTTGATCTGCCGGTGGCGGTGTACAACGTCAGTGCCGAGTATGCGATGGTGAAAGCGGCTGCGCAAAACGGGTGGATCGACGAACAGCGTATCGTGATGGAACTGATGACCGCGATGAAACGGGCCGGCGCCGACCTGATTCTGACGTATCACGCCAAAGACGTAGCCCGGTGGCTGCGAGGAGGGATGAACGGATGA
- a CDS encoding low molecular weight protein-tyrosine-phosphatase, with protein sequence MVSVLFVCLGNICRSPMAEAVLRHKLRQQGLEEKVHVDSAGTGDWHVGAPPHHGTRAILARQGISYEGIKARQVKNEDLTRFDYIVVMEDRNLAFIEQMVGTTDNRFCRLTDFIGDPNYTKVPDPYFTGDFEETYRLVEAGCEGLIRTIRAREEI encoded by the coding sequence TTGGTATCGGTTTTATTCGTATGTTTGGGTAACATCTGCCGCTCCCCGATGGCCGAGGCAGTCCTACGCCACAAGCTCCGTCAGCAGGGTCTGGAGGAGAAGGTTCACGTTGACTCCGCCGGTACCGGGGATTGGCATGTGGGGGCTCCCCCTCATCACGGGACACGCGCCATACTGGCCCGGCAAGGGATCTCCTACGAAGGAATCAAGGCCCGGCAGGTCAAAAATGAAGACCTGACCCGGTTCGACTACATCGTAGTGATGGAAGATAGAAACCTGGCTTTCATCGAGCAGATGGTCGGGACTACGGACAATAGGTTCTGCCGGCTGACCGATTTCATCGGCGATCCCAACTATACCAAAGTGCCGGACCCCTACTTTACCGGCGACTTCGAAGAAACCTATCGATTGGTAGAGGCCGGCTGTGAAGGCCTCATCCGGACCATCCGGGCACGGGAAGAGATTTGA
- the hemC gene encoding hydroxymethylbilane synthase, with product MRTVVVGTRKSALALTQTGWVMDRLREANSRWELRQEKIVTKGDRILDVTLSKIGGKGLFVKEIEQALLDGRIDIAVHSMKDMPGEIPDGLVIGAVTRREDPRDCLITRSGQSLEELPSGARIGTSSLRRQAQILAYRPDVTVEPVRGNLDTRLRKMQEGQFDGILLAVAGLSRMGWQDRVTQALSTDIMVPAVGQGALAIQCRADDTEVLEGLKKINDPETERAVRAERAFLHAFEGGCHLPVGAYAEETGGLIRLIGMVAHPDGQKVLRGTVEGTEPEQVGRTLAQQLLEKGAGELLSALREGMSR from the coding sequence ATGCGAACGGTAGTGGTGGGAACCAGGAAAAGCGCTTTGGCGCTGACCCAGACCGGTTGGGTGATGGACCGGCTTCGGGAAGCGAATTCCCGCTGGGAACTGCGTCAGGAAAAAATCGTGACCAAAGGAGATCGCATTTTGGATGTCACCTTGTCGAAAATCGGAGGCAAGGGGCTATTCGTCAAGGAGATCGAACAAGCGCTGTTGGACGGAAGGATCGATATCGCCGTCCACAGCATGAAGGATATGCCCGGTGAAATACCGGACGGTTTGGTGATCGGCGCTGTGACGCGGCGGGAAGACCCACGCGATTGTCTGATCACCCGCAGTGGGCAATCATTGGAGGAATTGCCGTCCGGTGCGCGGATCGGAACCAGCAGTTTGCGCAGGCAAGCGCAAATATTGGCGTATCGGCCAGATGTTACGGTGGAACCGGTGCGCGGCAATCTGGACACCCGCCTGCGCAAAATGCAGGAAGGGCAGTTTGACGGCATTCTTCTGGCGGTGGCGGGTTTGTCCCGGATGGGCTGGCAAGATCGTGTGACGCAAGCGCTTTCGACGGATATCATGGTGCCGGCCGTGGGGCAAGGGGCATTGGCCATCCAATGTCGTGCAGATGATACTGAAGTGTTGGAAGGATTGAAGAAGATCAACGATCCAGAGACCGAACGGGCCGTTCGAGCGGAACGGGCGTTTTTGCATGCGTTTGAAGGCGGGTGTCATCTGCCGGTCGGCGCGTACGCCGAGGAAACGGGCGGATTGATTCGGCTGATCGGCATGGTGGCGCATCCGGACGGCCAGAAGGTGTTACGCGGCACTGTAGAAGGCACGGAACCGGAGCAAGTCGGACGTACATTGGCACAGCAGTTGCTGGAAAAGGGAGCGGGAGAATTGTTGTCGGCTTTACGAGAGGGGATGAGCAGATGA
- a CDS encoding PIG-L deacetylase family protein → MGAIQYTKQRVLILAPHADDEIIGCGGVIQKYLKNNSIVRIVIASFVKGKSQKYDTETNKYVIYNGNVRLKELNQSHAILGIKDYCFLYTDYEAEQYHSRLDVIPRVELASKIEQEIKYFHPTVIYIPSKTKHQDHTALHQAALTATRPYYWNGSVIVYETDGEICFQPHLYIPMSSVEAEKKADALNVYKTQLGTKRHPINPESILTKAKFRGQSIYSDYAEAFQIIRLHG, encoded by the coding sequence ATGGGGGCAATCCAATACACCAAACAAAGGGTGCTTATTTTAGCCCCTCATGCAGATGATGAAATCATCGGATGTGGGGGGGTGATTCAAAAATATTTAAAGAATAACAGTATCGTCCGGATCGTTATTGCATCGTTCGTTAAAGGAAAAAGCCAAAAATATGATACAGAAACAAATAAATATGTAATTTATAATGGCAATGTCCGTTTAAAAGAATTGAACCAATCACATGCCATATTGGGGATTAAGGATTACTGCTTTTTATATACCGATTATGAAGCAGAACAGTATCACAGTCGGTTGGATGTGATTCCTAGAGTTGAATTGGCATCAAAGATAGAGCAAGAAATCAAATACTTTCATCCCACTGTCATTTATATCCCCAGCAAAACAAAACATCAGGATCATACCGCGCTTCATCAAGCTGCCTTAACGGCAACCCGCCCCTATTATTGGAACGGGTCGGTTATTGTTTATGAAACGGACGGAGAGATTTGTTTCCAACCTCATCTGTACATCCCGATGAGTTCAGTGGAAGCAGAAAAAAAAGCAGACGCATTAAATGTATATAAAACTCAATTGGGAACCAAGCGACATCCCATCAATCCAGAGTCTATACTGACCAAAGCGAAGTTCAGGGGACAGTCGATTTACAGTGATTATGCTGAAGCATTCCAAATTATTAGGCTACATGGATAA
- a CDS encoding glycosyltransferase family 4 protein gives MRIAFISPGSFPVPVHYGGGSVETAITNIAGRLPAHWNVTVLGKRFPGLKDKETRNRVTYIRMENTSQRSYLHSCIRYLKKFPHDIVQVENRPSFVPLLKKRLPCPILLCMHSLLFLRPFALGGRNPQDCLNSADHILTNSHYLRSLLLSRYRTSTPVRAVHLGVDTGDYRSRWSQKGKRIRYRLRSRFGLTGRTVVLFAGRLIPIKGVHLLLESMIQVVKKNPRILCMVVGGSRYGSNRETRYVRKLKQMARSIHPHVRFAGTIHPTKMPQYYALADLVVTPSIGPEALGLVNLEAMASGQPVISTAIGGIRETVKTGVNGILIKPSRLKQELTAAILHLSENPALSERLGRNGRLFAERCFSWDHTARQYARIYYQIHSPNKGRT, from the coding sequence ATGCGGATCGCTTTCATCAGTCCGGGAAGTTTCCCCGTCCCGGTTCATTATGGGGGCGGTTCAGTGGAAACGGCGATCACGAATATTGCTGGCAGACTGCCTGCACACTGGAACGTAACGGTACTGGGCAAACGTTTTCCCGGGTTGAAAGACAAGGAGACAAGGAATCGCGTCACGTACATCCGGATGGAAAACACCTCGCAAAGAAGTTATCTTCATTCCTGCATTCGGTATCTGAAAAAGTTTCCCCATGATATCGTCCAGGTGGAGAACCGGCCTTCGTTCGTCCCTCTTCTCAAAAAGCGGTTGCCTTGCCCCATATTGCTCTGTATGCATTCCCTGTTGTTTTTGCGTCCTTTCGCGTTGGGAGGTCGGAACCCACAAGACTGTCTGAATAGCGCCGATCACATCCTGACCAACAGCCATTATCTCCGGTCCCTCCTCTTGTCCCGTTACAGGACGTCCACCCCCGTCCGCGCTGTGCACCTGGGGGTGGACACAGGAGATTATAGATCCCGTTGGAGCCAGAAGGGAAAACGCATTCGCTACCGCCTCCGTTCCCGCTTCGGTTTAACGGGTCGGACCGTGGTTCTGTTCGCGGGCCGGTTGATTCCGATCAAGGGCGTCCACCTGTTGCTAGAATCCATGATCCAAGTGGTAAAAAAGAATCCGCGGATTCTCTGCATGGTGGTCGGCGGGAGCCGATATGGTTCAAACAGGGAAACGCGGTATGTGAGGAAATTGAAACAGATGGCGCGGTCGATCCACCCGCATGTCCGGTTTGCCGGAACCATCCATCCGACGAAGATGCCCCAGTATTACGCATTGGCGGACCTGGTGGTCACTCCCTCAATCGGACCGGAAGCTTTGGGATTGGTGAATTTGGAAGCGATGGCTTCGGGCCAGCCCGTCATCTCCACCGCCATCGGCGGCATTCGGGAAACGGTAAAAACAGGAGTGAACGGCATTCTGATCAAACCCTCTCGTTTGAAACAGGAGTTAACCGCCGCCATCCTGCATCTTTCGGAGAACCCAGCTTTGAGTGAGCGGCTGGGAAGAAATGGTCGTCTTTTCGCTGAACGCTGTTTTTCATGGGATCATACCGCTCGTCAGTACGCCAGAATCTATTACCAAATCCATTCTCCAAACAAAGGACGCACTTAA
- a CDS encoding glycosyltransferase translates to MEGVSVITCTMRSNQVHNIFRNFVSQMFRKKELIIILNRKNMSLPQWLQVAKKFKNVRVYKIPGDTLGACLNFGITKARYSFIAKFDDDDYYAPKYLSQAVHALKTTNASMVGKGATVTYFENIKTLAIRKPHHESKFLNEIQMPGPHLGGGTMVFKKNVYPYVKFPNRTLCEDIIFQQRLRMKGYKIYSTDRYYYVSIRRKNKHTHTWKGTDEKVLRECKIIARTQDYKSYAKKELM, encoded by the coding sequence ATGGAAGGTGTTTCGGTGATCACTTGTACGATGAGGTCCAATCAAGTACACAATATTTTCAGGAACTTCGTCAGTCAAATGTTTAGAAAAAAAGAGCTGATCATTATCTTAAATCGAAAAAACATGAGCCTTCCCCAATGGCTGCAGGTAGCCAAAAAATTTAAGAATGTTCGTGTTTATAAAATTCCTGGGGATACATTGGGAGCATGTCTCAATTTCGGAATCACAAAAGCAAGGTATTCTTTCATCGCGAAATTTGATGATGATGATTACTATGCCCCCAAATATTTATCTCAAGCAGTACATGCTTTAAAAACAACTAACGCTTCAATGGTGGGGAAAGGGGCAACTGTTACCTATTTCGAAAATATAAAAACACTCGCTATCCGAAAACCCCATCATGAAAGCAAATTTTTGAATGAGATTCAAATGCCCGGACCTCATTTAGGCGGGGGTACCATGGTATTCAAAAAAAATGTGTATCCTTATGTTAAGTTTCCAAATCGAACTCTATGTGAGGATATCATATTTCAACAAAGACTTCGTATGAAAGGATATAAGATCTATTCAACGGACAGATATTATTACGTTTCCATCAGGCGAAAAAATAAACACACCCACACATGGAAAGGAACGGATGAGAAAGTGTTAAGAGAGTGTAAAATCATTGCACGCACTCAGGATTACAAATCGTACGCAAAAAAGGAGTTAATGTAG
- a CDS encoding YheC/YheD family protein has translation MNCSNNVGILLSSQLLHRIRAGFATREQAKLYFQFGKRLGLQPVLFDLRGLDLTNRRIRGYVWHPTSRSYIPVHRPLPPVVHSRVLGYSPKLTRLSQIMGKRLFNPPIRREKVFIHRLLSRNPTVRTHLPAMIPLTETTKAVAWIDKYPVVFIKPVIGSLGQNIIRIENMGKGSFLVHPYIGKRTRMSTSGLARYLGTLKQRRYYLVQQGIPLARFNGAPFDFRVSVQKGRFGRWEISGIAAKVARKQSHMTNIAQNGKAMRAWTVLNRCFPKQRIQAILHRISHLSIATCQELEKTWPAFADAGLDVGVDQKGRPWLIEVNFRDLRIIFPLAGDKKMFQRTYLNPLLYAAFLRH, from the coding sequence ATGAACTGTTCAAACAACGTGGGAATTTTGTTGTCGTCCCAACTATTACACCGCATTCGCGCCGGTTTTGCCACGCGTGAACAGGCGAAACTCTATTTTCAGTTTGGGAAGCGGCTAGGGTTGCAGCCCGTCCTTTTTGACCTCAGGGGTCTTGACCTGACGAACCGCCGGATCAGAGGGTATGTCTGGCATCCGACTTCCCGGAGTTATATTCCTGTTCACCGTCCCCTTCCCCCTGTCGTGCACAGCCGTGTGCTGGGGTATTCGCCGAAGTTGACCCGTCTGTCGCAGATAATGGGGAAGCGGTTGTTCAACCCACCGATCCGACGCGAAAAAGTGTTCATTCATCGATTGCTGTCTCGAAATCCAACGGTTCGGACCCATCTGCCAGCCATGATCCCGTTGACGGAAACCACGAAAGCGGTCGCGTGGATCGATAAGTACCCGGTGGTTTTTATCAAGCCCGTTATCGGCTCATTGGGTCAGAACATCATCAGGATCGAAAACATGGGGAAAGGATCCTTCCTGGTTCATCCATATATAGGCAAGAGAACCCGGATGTCCACCTCCGGATTGGCCCGATACCTGGGAACCCTCAAACAACGACGCTACTATCTGGTTCAGCAGGGTATTCCGCTGGCCCGTTTCAACGGGGCACCTTTTGATTTTCGGGTTTCTGTGCAGAAAGGGCGCTTCGGAAGATGGGAAATCAGCGGGATTGCGGCCAAAGTGGCTCGGAAACAAAGCCATATGACGAACATAGCCCAAAACGGGAAAGCGATGAGGGCCTGGACCGTGCTCAACCGTTGCTTCCCTAAGCAACGAATCCAAGCTATCCTCCATCGGATTTCCCACCTCTCCATAGCGACCTGTCAAGAGTTGGAGAAAACTTGGCCCGCATTCGCTGATGCCGGGTTAGACGTCGGAGTCGATCAAAAGGGCCGCCCCTGGTTGATTGAAGTGAATTTCCGTGATTTACGCATCATTTTCCCATTAGCCGGTGACAAAAAAATGTTTCAAAGGACCTATCTCAATCCCCTTCTTTATGCCGCCTTCCTCCGCCATTAA